A genomic window from Acidobacteriota bacterium includes:
- a CDS encoding sigma-70 family RNA polymerase sigma factor has product MADNITQLLRDWGAGDQRALDQLMPLVYDELRRLARRHLRHELHQHSLQPTMLVHEAYLRLADQPQVSWENRAQFFGLAAKLMRNILVDHVRARQADKRGGGALQVSLSAVDQLGRVAQEPEVELLALDAALERLAAYSPQHSRLVELRFFGGLTIPETAEVMGLSHATVERNWTFARAWLRNELSR; this is encoded by the coding sequence ATGGCAGACAATATCACGCAATTGCTACGGGATTGGGGCGCGGGTGATCAGCGCGCGTTGGATCAGTTAATGCCACTGGTCTATGACGAATTGCGCCGTTTGGCCCGCCGCCATTTACGGCACGAATTGCACCAGCACAGCCTGCAACCGACCATGCTCGTGCACGAAGCCTACCTGCGGTTGGCCGATCAACCGCAAGTCAGTTGGGAAAATCGCGCGCAGTTCTTTGGGCTGGCCGCCAAGCTCATGCGCAACATTCTGGTGGATCATGTCCGCGCACGGCAGGCTGACAAACGCGGCGGCGGGGCGTTGCAGGTTTCGCTCAGCGCCGTTGATCAACTGGGCCGCGTTGCGCAAGAGCCGGAAGTGGAATTGCTAGCGCTGGATGCCGCGTTGGAACGTTTGGCCGCGTACAGCCCACAACACAGCCGGTTGGTGGAATTGCGTTTCTTCGGCGGACTGACGATTCCCGAAACGGCAGAAGTCATGGGCCTTTCACACGCCACGGTCGAACGCAATTGGACTTTTGCCCGCGCCTGGCTGCGCAATGAATTGAGCAGATGA
- a CDS encoding aminotransferase class V-fold PLP-dependent enzyme: MKIETLAVQAGHTTDPTTGAVAPPLVLSTTFERDAQNNPLGAYVYSRSENPNRLALEEAFTAMEGGAASAAFASGQAATMSVMHALSTGDHVIAPTDIYYGTRAQADLLYARWGLQATFVDTTDLDQIKAALRPNTKLIWIETPSNPRLHITDIAAVADIAHHHGAVLACDNTWATPLLTRPFEFGADLVMHSTTKYFGGHSDVLSGCIVAREQNEYFERIRTFQIQGGAVASPFDCWLLLRSLPTMPARVQIQSQNAAKLAEALNRNARLTTVHYPGLPTHPGHAIAARQMKNFGGMLSIEVAGGREAALAVAGRVQIFKRATSLGGVESLLEHRATVEGPDSTTPDNLLRLSIGLEHADDLLADLMQALD; encoded by the coding sequence ATGAAAATCGAGACTCTCGCCGTCCAGGCTGGCCACACCACCGATCCGACAACCGGAGCCGTCGCCCCACCGCTCGTCCTCTCGACCACATTCGAGCGCGATGCGCAAAACAACCCGCTCGGCGCTTACGTCTATTCGCGCAGCGAAAATCCCAATCGCCTCGCGCTAGAAGAAGCTTTTACTGCAATGGAAGGCGGCGCGGCTTCGGCGGCTTTCGCTTCAGGCCAAGCCGCCACGATGAGCGTGATGCACGCGCTTTCAACCGGCGATCACGTCATTGCGCCGACCGATATTTATTATGGCACGCGCGCTCAGGCTGATTTGCTCTATGCGCGCTGGGGCTTGCAAGCCACTTTTGTAGACACGACTGACCTCGATCAAATCAAAGCCGCCTTGCGCCCCAACACCAAACTCATCTGGATCGAAACGCCTTCGAATCCGCGTTTGCACATCACCGACATTGCCGCCGTCGCTGACATCGCGCATCACCACGGCGCGGTGCTCGCCTGTGACAACACCTGGGCGACGCCGCTGCTGACGCGGCCGTTCGAGTTCGGCGCCGATCTCGTGATGCATTCGACGACCAAGTATTTCGGCGGGCACAGCGATGTGCTTAGCGGTTGCATCGTCGCGCGCGAACAGAACGAATACTTTGAACGCATCCGTACCTTTCAGATTCAAGGTGGCGCGGTCGCCTCGCCCTTTGATTGCTGGCTACTGTTGCGCAGCCTGCCGACGATGCCCGCCCGCGTCCAGATTCAATCCCAAAATGCGGCGAAGTTGGCCGAAGCCTTGAACCGCAATGCGCGGCTGACGACTGTGCATTACCCTGGCTTGCCCACGCATCCTGGCCACGCGATTGCGGCGCGGCAGATGAAAAATTTTGGCGGGATGCTTTCGATTGAGGTAGCGGGTGGACGCGAGGCGGCATTGGCGGTTGCGGGCCGCGTACAAATTTTCAAACGCGCCACCAGCCTCGGCGGTGTCGAAAGCCTGCTCGAACATCGTGCCACCGTCGAAGGGCCGGACTCGACGACGCCCGACAATTTGTTGCGGCTTTCGATTGGTTTGGAACATGCGGATGATTTGCTGGCGGATTTGATGCAGGCGCTGGATTGA
- a CDS encoding carboxypeptidase regulatory-like domain-containing protein, which yields MSQTKINLGNVRVASPCPKKWEEMAGDERVRFCSHCQLNVYNFSAMTKAEAESFLLKAEGRVCGRFYRRADGTMLTQDCPVGLRAVRQRVSRLAATAFSAVVGLFTGAGFAQQIQSETKADIQRSLRRYDQPSIQGTVYDQSRAVIAGARVMATQQQTKKVTHTNTNEAGRFRFVDLPAGEYEITVESQGFIKLSMTELKLTDDETITLDATMRVGEATMGAMLVLEPPLIPTNDTVLPTTLIRKDKPRQ from the coding sequence ATGAGCCAAACCAAAATCAATCTCGGCAATGTGCGCGTTGCCAGTCCGTGCCCAAAGAAATGGGAAGAAATGGCGGGCGATGAGCGTGTGCGTTTCTGTTCGCACTGTCAGCTTAACGTTTACAACTTTTCGGCAATGACAAAGGCCGAGGCGGAAAGCTTTCTGTTGAAAGCAGAGGGCCGCGTCTGTGGCCGGTTTTATCGGCGTGCTGACGGTACGATGCTGACGCAGGATTGCCCGGTTGGGTTGCGGGCTGTCAGGCAGCGTGTCTCGCGTTTGGCAGCCACTGCATTTTCTGCTGTCGTTGGGTTATTTACTGGCGCGGGATTCGCGCAGCAAATTCAGAGCGAGACGAAAGCTGATATTCAACGCAGTCTGCGGCGCTATGATCAGCCATCAATTCAAGGGACAGTCTATGATCAGTCGCGTGCGGTGATTGCGGGTGCAAGAGTGATGGCAACCCAGCAACAGACCAAAAAGGTGACTCACACAAACACAAACGAAGCTGGCCGCTTCCGCTTCGTTGATTTACCTGCCGGTGAGTATGAAATTACTGTCGAGTCGCAAGGATTTATCAAACTCTCTATGACGGAATTGAAACTGACGGATGATGAAACGATCACTTTAGACGCAACGATGAGGGTAGGTGAGGCAACAATGGGCGCTATGCTTGTACTTGAGCCACCCCTAATCCCAACCAACGATACCGTTTTGCCAACCACCCTAATTCGCAAAGATAAACCACGTCAGTAA
- a CDS encoding M2 family metallopeptidase yields the protein MKCGRFVLSLILTALLMLAACATQPGTAPNGNTGNDVAVTAEGAEKFIADAEKRFSDATIKLSRASWVKSNFITDDTEAIEANQNEAFIALGTDLAETARKFDGVNLSPDAARKLKLMKLALTLPAPKDAKERKELTEVAASMEGDYGKGKYCPDGPDKKCLSLGDLEKILAESRNPEELKKAWLGWHAISPKYRPRYVRFVELANKGAKEMGFKDVGAMWRTNYDMEPDAFAAEMERLWTQVKPLYESLHTYVRAKLRQKYGDAVVPANGPIPAHLLGNMWAQQWGNIYDVVKPATASAGAGGQTYDLSKILQARKTDAKQMVKYGEGFFTSLGFETLPSTFWERSLFTKPQDRDVVCHASAWDIDNQHDVRIKMCININEEDFTTIHHELGHNFYQMAYAPQAPLYQDSANDGFHEAIGDTIALSVTPEYLKQLGLIDKAPDTSADIPLLLKLALDKVAFLPFGYLVDQWRWKVFAGETGAGDYNKLWWDLRERYQNVGAPAPRSEQDFDAGAKYHVASNTPYARYFLAALLQFQFHRALCKEAGNTGPLNRCSIYGNKAAGAKLKSMLALGKSKPWPEALKAMTGEDKMDATAIIDYFAPLKTWLDAQNKALLATK from the coding sequence ATGAAATGCGGTCGTTTCGTTCTGAGTTTGATTTTGACGGCGCTGCTGATGCTCGCCGCGTGCGCTACGCAACCGGGCACTGCGCCGAACGGTAATACTGGCAACGACGTTGCCGTGACTGCCGAGGGCGCTGAAAAATTCATCGCTGACGCTGAGAAACGCTTTTCCGACGCGACGATCAAATTGAGCCGCGCCAGTTGGGTCAAAAGCAATTTCATCACCGATGACACCGAAGCCATCGAAGCCAACCAGAATGAGGCATTCATCGCGCTGGGGACGGACTTGGCCGAAACCGCGCGCAAGTTCGACGGCGTGAACCTTTCGCCCGATGCCGCCCGCAAATTGAAATTGATGAAGCTGGCGCTCACGCTGCCTGCGCCAAAAGACGCCAAAGAGCGCAAGGAACTGACCGAAGTCGCGGCCTCGATGGAAGGCGATTACGGCAAAGGCAAGTACTGCCCGGACGGCCCGGATAAGAAATGCCTGAGCCTCGGCGATCTCGAAAAAATCCTGGCCGAAAGCCGCAACCCCGAAGAGTTAAAGAAAGCCTGGCTTGGTTGGCACGCCATCTCGCCCAAGTATCGCCCGCGTTATGTGCGCTTTGTCGAATTGGCGAATAAGGGCGCGAAGGAGATGGGCTTCAAAGATGTCGGCGCGATGTGGCGGACGAATTACGACATGGAGCCGGACGCCTTTGCCGCCGAGATGGAACGGTTGTGGACGCAGGTCAAACCGCTTTATGAATCGCTGCACACCTATGTGCGCGCCAAGCTGCGGCAGAAATACGGCGACGCGGTGGTGCCTGCCAACGGCCCTATCCCAGCGCACCTGCTCGGCAATATGTGGGCACAACAATGGGGCAACATTTACGACGTGGTGAAACCCGCTACCGCATCTGCTGGGGCAGGAGGTCAGACCTACGACCTGAGCAAAATCTTGCAAGCGCGCAAGACAGACGCCAAACAGATGGTCAAATACGGCGAAGGCTTTTTCACCTCGCTGGGCTTTGAAACTTTGCCGTCAACGTTCTGGGAACGCTCGCTGTTTACCAAGCCGCAAGACCGCGATGTCGTTTGCCACGCCAGCGCCTGGGATATTGATAACCAGCACGACGTGCGCATCAAGATGTGCATCAACATCAACGAAGAAGACTTCACCACGATTCACCACGAACTCGGTCACAACTTTTATCAAATGGCTTATGCGCCGCAAGCGCCGCTTTACCAGGACAGCGCAAACGACGGTTTTCACGAAGCCATTGGCGACACGATTGCTCTGTCGGTTACGCCGGAGTATCTGAAACAGCTTGGCCTGATTGATAAAGCGCCCGACACCAGCGCCGACATTCCGCTGTTGTTAAAGCTGGCGCTGGACAAAGTCGCGTTCCTGCCGTTCGGTTATTTGGTGGATCAATGGCGCTGGAAAGTCTTTGCGGGCGAGACGGGCGCGGGCGATTACAACAAACTCTGGTGGGATTTGCGTGAGCGCTATCAGAACGTTGGCGCGCCCGCCCCGCGCAGCGAACAGGATTTTGACGCGGGCGCAAAATATCACGTCGCCAGCAATACGCCGTATGCACGTTACTTCCTGGCCGCCTTGTTGCAATTCCAATTTCACCGCGCACTTTGCAAAGAAGCGGGCAACACCGGGCCACTCAATCGCTGTTCGATCTATGGCAACAAGGCTGCGGGCGCGAAGCTGAAATCCATGCTCGCGCTGGGCAAGAGCAAACCCTGGCCCGAAGCGCTCAAAGCCATGACCGGCGAAGACAAGATGGACGCGACCGCGATCATTGATTATTTCGCGCCGCTCAAAACCTGGCTGGATGCGCAGAACAAGGCGCTGCTCGCAACCAAGTAA
- a CDS encoding argininosuccinate synthase yields MTQTFKKVGLAYSGGLDTSIIIPWLKENYGCEVVAIAGDVGQAEELTGLNEKALKTGACESYVEDLRHEFITEYIWPTLKAGAVYEHKYLLGTSFARPVIAKKQVEIAKQTGCDALSHGCTGKGNDQVRFELTFKALAPELPVIAPWREWDIVSREDAIDYANERQIPITASREKIYSHDRNIWHLSHEGGILEDPANEPDEAMFELSVSPENAPDTPEYVEIGFEQGTPVSVNGEHLDPIPLLEKLNEIGGRHGVGRIDLVENRLVGMKSRGVYETPGGTQLLVALRELESLCLDRESAHYKEIVAHKYAEMVYFGQWFTPLREALDAFVNTLMKPVSGSCKLKLYKGNIIVAGRTSPNTLYRPDLASFTMGASYDQKDAAGFINIFGLPMRVQALAQKK; encoded by the coding sequence ATGACGCAAACTTTCAAGAAAGTCGGGCTGGCCTATTCGGGCGGCCTCGATACTTCGATCATCATCCCGTGGCTCAAAGAAAATTACGGTTGCGAAGTCGTCGCCATCGCCGGTGACGTGGGCCAGGCCGAAGAGCTAACCGGCCTCAACGAGAAAGCCCTCAAGACCGGCGCGTGCGAAAGCTATGTCGAAGACCTGCGCCACGAATTCATCACCGAATACATTTGGCCGACGCTGAAGGCCGGGGCCGTTTACGAACACAAATACCTGCTGGGCACTTCGTTCGCGCGTCCGGTCATCGCCAAAAAGCAGGTCGAAATCGCCAAGCAAACCGGCTGCGATGCACTCTCGCACGGCTGCACAGGCAAGGGCAACGATCAGGTGCGTTTTGAATTGACCTTCAAGGCGCTCGCGCCAGAATTGCCGGTCATCGCCCCCTGGCGCGAATGGGACATCGTCTCGCGCGAAGATGCGATTGATTACGCCAACGAACGCCAGATTCCGATCACGGCCAGCCGTGAGAAAATCTATTCGCACGACCGTAACATCTGGCACCTCTCGCACGAGGGCGGCATTCTCGAAGACCCCGCCAACGAACCCGACGAAGCGATGTTTGAATTGAGCGTCTCGCCCGAAAACGCGCCCGACACGCCCGAATACGTCGAAATCGGCTTCGAGCAAGGCACGCCCGTTTCGGTCAACGGCGAACACCTCGATCCGATTCCGCTGCTCGAAAAGCTCAACGAAATCGGTGGCCGTCACGGCGTAGGCCGCATTGATCTGGTCGAAAACCGTTTGGTCGGCATGAAATCGCGCGGCGTGTATGAGACGCCCGGCGGCACGCAATTGCTGGTCGCCTTGCGCGAACTGGAATCGCTCTGTCTCGACCGCGAGTCGGCGCATTACAAAGAGATCGTCGCGCACAAATACGCCGAGATGGTCTACTTCGGTCAATGGTTCACGCCGCTGCGCGAGGCGCTGGATGCCTTCGTGAATACGCTGATGAAACCGGTCAGCGGTTCGTGCAAGCTGAAGCTGTACAAAGGCAACATCATCGTCGCCGGACGCACCTCGCCGAACACGCTCTATCGCCCCGATCTGGCCTCGTTCACGATGGGCGCGAGTTACGATCAGAAGGACGCGGCGGGCTTCATCAATATCTTTGGGTTGCCGATGCGGGTGCAGGCTTTGGCGCAGAAGAAGTAG
- a CDS encoding DUF4288 domain-containing protein, with protein MAWYAAHAIMYFKLKSGTQDGFTVWENVYLIEASDGQEAWEKAEAWANEEAGYKDESLTMNGQPAEMLFAGIRKVISVSHWDQTNQLRNKDELTYSEFQVADEESVLKLARGEEVTIDYIE; from the coding sequence ATGGCTTGGTATGCCGCACACGCGATTATGTACTTTAAGCTGAAGAGCGGTACGCAAGATGGCTTTACCGTGTGGGAGAATGTCTATTTGATCGAAGCTTCAGACGGTCAAGAAGCGTGGGAGAAAGCTGAGGCTTGGGCCAACGAAGAAGCCGGCTACAAAGATGAGAGCCTAACTATGAACGGCCAGCCTGCTGAAATGCTTTTCGCTGGCATTCGCAAGGTCATTTCAGTTTCGCATTGGGATCAAACCAATCAATTACGCAATAAAGATGAGCTTACCTATTCAGAGTTTCAGGTTGCCGATGAAGAAAGTGTGTTGAAACTAGCCAGAGGTGAGGAAGTGACGATTGATTACATCGAATAG
- a CDS encoding cytochrome c codes for MTLNRLRHPWISPVSAVALALFAGLGWIAQSAASTKPPVTPVTFNKDIAPILFKSCTECHRPGEAAPFSLMSYKDARPWAKSIREQVVSRQMPPWHADPHVGAWANDRRLSQTEIEKIAAWADSGAPEGKAKDLPPAPQFVEGWRIGKPDLVLTMPNEFTLDASGPDEYQNFEIPLNFTEDRYVLKAEARPGNRKIVHHIIAYIVPPPPKSDRPKPSPEELAKLRAEAEKEAIFYQEGFLQRVKTDAPIYDDGCVTKSGGIGFKRDGSGQEAVLTALAGFAPGSSGDLFETGIGIKVPAGSKIRLEVHYSKVAGAVEKDRSSVGVIFAKELPKQLAVTRGIGNTYFQIPPGAAHHRVTGCWTAQEDIHLHSLTPHMHYRGAAMEYKVFYPDGRTEVLLNVPNYSFAWQTTYVPQRPLAIPKGTKFLVTGDFDNSAKNRFNPDPTKAVRFGQPTYDEMMIGFINYTVDGQPVKPVTTAVSSIGH; via the coding sequence ATGACATTAAATAGACTTCGCCACCCTTGGATCAGTCCGGTCAGCGCGGTTGCACTGGCCTTGTTCGCAGGGCTGGGCTGGATCGCGCAGAGCGCCGCCAGCACCAAACCGCCCGTTACGCCTGTGACGTTTAACAAAGACATCGCCCCGATCCTTTTCAAAAGCTGCACCGAGTGCCATCGCCCCGGTGAGGCCGCGCCCTTCTCGCTGATGAGTTACAAAGACGCGCGCCCCTGGGCCAAGTCCATCCGCGAGCAGGTCGTCAGCCGCCAGATGCCGCCCTGGCACGCCGACCCGCACGTGGGCGCGTGGGCCAACGACCGGCGTTTGAGCCAGACCGAGATTGAGAAGATTGCGGCTTGGGCGGACAGCGGCGCGCCCGAAGGCAAGGCCAAAGATTTGCCGCCCGCACCGCAATTTGTCGAGGGCTGGCGTATCGGCAAGCCTGATCTGGTGCTGACCATGCCAAATGAATTCACGCTCGATGCCAGCGGTCCTGACGAATATCAAAACTTCGAGATTCCGCTGAATTTCACCGAAGACCGGTATGTGCTCAAGGCCGAGGCGCGGCCCGGCAATCGCAAGATCGTGCATCACATCATTGCTTACATCGTGCCACCGCCGCCCAAGAGCGACCGTCCCAAACCGAGCCCGGAAGAACTCGCCAAGTTGCGGGCTGAGGCCGAAAAGGAGGCGATCTTTTATCAGGAAGGGTTTTTGCAACGGGTTAAGACGGACGCGCCCATTTACGACGATGGCTGCGTGACCAAGAGTGGCGGCATCGGCTTTAAGCGCGATGGCAGCGGCCAGGAAGCAGTGTTGACGGCGTTGGCTGGCTTCGCGCCGGGTTCGAGTGGCGACCTGTTTGAAACCGGCATCGGCATCAAGGTTCCCGCCGGTTCAAAAATTCGGCTTGAAGTCCATTACTCAAAGGTTGCGGGCGCCGTGGAAAAAGACCGTTCGAGCGTGGGCGTCATCTTCGCTAAAGAATTGCCCAAGCAACTCGCTGTCACGCGCGGCATCGGCAACACCTACTTCCAGATTCCGCCCGGCGCAGCGCATCACCGCGTGACTGGCTGCTGGACGGCGCAGGAAGATATTCACCTGCATTCACTGACGCCGCATATGCACTATCGCGGGGCGGCGATGGAATACAAAGTCTTTTACCCGGATGGCCGCACAGAAGTTTTGCTGAACGTGCCCAACTATAGCTTCGCCTGGCAAACGACCTACGTCCCGCAACGGCCGCTGGCGATTCCGAAGGGCACGAAGTTTCTGGTGACGGGTGATTTCGACAACTCGGCGAAGAATAGGTTCAACCCTGACCCGACCAAAGCAGTGCGCTTCGGCCAGCCGACCTATGACGAGATGATGATCGGCTTTATCAACTACACGGTGGATGGGCAGCCGGTGAAACCCGTCACCACTGCTGTTTCCTCAATTGGTCACTAA
- a CDS encoding ribbon-helix-helix protein, CopG family, with protein sequence MQTIEVTIEDAMLAQIDRLTRELALTRSDFIQQSLKAALQQQEELAQERRHAAGYARYPVEPGEFDGIDAIRAWGEPYEPR encoded by the coding sequence ATGCAAACAATCGAAGTCACAATCGAAGATGCAATGCTGGCGCAGATTGATCGCTTAACTCGCGAACTCGCGCTAACACGATCAGACTTTATCCAGCAGTCACTCAAGGCCGCCTTGCAACAGCAAGAAGAACTCGCGCAAGAGCGCCGCCATGCCGCAGGATATGCTCGTTACCCGGTGGAACCTGGCGAGTTTGATGGCATAGACGCCATACGTGCGTGGGGAGAGCCGTATGAACCAAGGTGA
- a CDS encoding type II toxin-antitoxin system PemK/MazF family toxin, whose translation MNQGEVYWCSLPPPDKRRPMLILTRNAASSFLTNLTVAPLTTRIRQIPTEVMLTPYEDGVLTECAINLDNINHPQRLA comes from the coding sequence ATGAACCAAGGTGAGGTGTATTGGTGTTCTCTGCCGCCACCAGATAAGCGACGCCCCATGCTGATTCTGACGCGCAATGCAGCCAGCTCGTTTTTAACTAACCTCACGGTTGCACCACTCACGACGCGCATTCGCCAGATTCCTACCGAAGTGATGCTAACGCCTTACGAAGATGGCGTGCTTACTGAGTGCGCCATCAACTTGGATAACATCAACCATCCACAAAGACTCGCTTGA